The genomic region CGAGATCGGCGGCGGCGGTCGGCGCGCCATGCTGGTCGTCCACCACGCGCAACGTGCCGCGCTCGGCGCCGACGCGCAGCATGGTCCTGATGAAATTGTTGCCGTGCGCGCTGACCACCCATGAGGTGCGGACGATCGCATGGCGCTGGCAGCCGGTCGCCACCGCGAGATCGCCGCCGAGCTTCGAGGCGCCATAGACGCCGAGTGGCCCGGTCGGGTCGCCGGGCGCCCAACGGCCCGCTTTCGACCCGTCGAACACATAATCGGTCGAGACATGGACGAGCGGGATGTCCGCCGCGCGGCAGGCCTGCGCGAAGGCCGCCGGGGCGAGCGCGTTGACCGCCCATGCCGTGACGACATCCTCCTCCGCCCTGTCGACGGCGGTATAGGCCCCGCCGGAGATCACCGCTGCCCACGGGCGGGAAGCGACCATCGCGGCGATCGCGGCGGTGTCGGCGAGGTCAAGCTCGTCGATATCGACCGGCACGACGCGCCAGCCCGCCGGCCATGGATAGCGCTTCAGCTCGGTGCCGAGCTGGCCGTTGCCGCCGGTGACGAGGATCTCCCTCACGCCGCCAGCCCGCGTCGCTTGTCGGCCTGCCGCTCGTCGACGATCGCGCGCCACCAATGCTCGTTGGCGAGATACCAGCGCACGGTCTTCCCGATCCCGCTCTCGAACGTCTCGGCCGGCTCCCAGCCGAGTTCGTCGCGGATGCGCGTCGCGTCGATCGCATAGCGCGCGTCATGACCGGGACGGTCGGCGACGAAGCCGATCTGCTCCTTGTACGATTTGCCGTCGGCGCGTGGTCGCTCGGCATCGAGGATCGCGCAGACCGTCTCGACCACCTCGAGGTTCTTCTTCTCGTTGTTGCCGCCGACATTATAGGTGCGGCCGGGCGCGCCGCGCTCGAACACGCATCGCAGCGCGCGGACGTGATCCTCGACATAGAGCCAGTCGCGCACGTTGGTTCCCTGCCCGTAGACCGGCAGCGTCTCGCCGGCGAGCGCCTTGACGATCATCAGCGGGATCAGCTTCTCGGGGAAGTGGTACGGCCCGTAATTGTTCGAGCAGTTGGTGATCAGCACCGGCAGCCCGAAGGTATGGCCCCAGGCGCTGACGAGATGGTCGCTCCCCGCCTTGGACGCCGAATAGGGCGAGCGCGGATCGTAGGGTGTGTCCTCGGTGAACAGCCCGGTGTCGCCCAATGAGCCGTACACCTCGTCGGTGGAGATATGATGGAAGCGGAACGCGTCCTTCGCCGCGCCCTCCAGTGACTGCCAATAGCCGCGCGCCTCGGCGAGCATGACATAGGTGCCGACGAGGTTGGTCTGGATGAAGGCGTCGGGCGCGTCGATCGAGCGGTCGACATGGCTCTCGGCGGCGAGATGGGTGATGACGTCCGGCCGGAAGTCCGCGATCGCCGCGCGCACCGCCGCCGCGTCGCACACGTCGCCGCGCACGAAGCGATAGCGGTCGCTCCCCGCCACCTCCTCGACGGTGGAGAGCGTGCCGGCATAAGTGAGCTTGTCGAAGTTGAGCACCTCGTGCCCGGTATCGGCGATCAGGTGGCGGACCAGCGCCGAGCCGATGAACCCGGCCCCGCCGGTGACGAAAATGCGCATCACTCTACCTCAGGCAAGCGGCGCCAACGGGCGGCCGTCATAGGGGAAGGGGCTGTCGAAATCGGCCAGCGCGGGGAGCTTCGCGTCCTTGGCCGACAGTTCGGGCGCGGTGCCCGGCGGCAGCGGCCAGTCGATCCCGGCGCTGTCCCAGCGGATGCCGCCATCGCATTCCGGCGCATAATAATCGGAGACCTTGTAGGTCACCTCGCAATCGTCCTCCAGCGTCAGGAAGGCATGGGCGAAGCCGACCGGCACGAACAATTGCCGCCCGTTCGCCGCCGACAGTTCCGCCGCGACATGCCGGCCATAGGTCGGCGAGCCGCGCCGCACGTCCACCGCCACGTCGAGGATGCGGCCCCGGATGCAGCGCACCAGCTTGTCCTGCCCGTGCGGCGGGGTCTGGAAATGCAGCCCGCGCAGCGTGAACGCCGGCGCCGACAGCGAATGGTTGTCCTGCACGAACCGGCAGTCAATGCCGCGCTCGGCGAAGCGCCGCTCGGTGTAATATTCCGTGAACCATCCGCGCGCGTCGCCATGACGCACCGGCTCGATCAACTGCACTGCACTGTCCATCATCGGCATCGCGCATAGCCGCCGCGTGGTTTACGGACAATTGAGACGAGACGATGCGTCAATATCCGGCGTCCAGATCCGCGACATTTTCCATCGGCTTGCCTTCCACGAAGGCGGAAAGGTTGCGCAGGAACAGGGCGGCGGCGCGCTGGAACATCTTCGCGCGCCCGCTGCGCCCGGAAAGGTGCATGGTGATCATGCAGTTCGGTGCGGACCACAGCGGGTGATCGGGCGGCAGCGGCTCGGGATTGGTCGGATCGAGGAAAGCGCCGCCGATCGTCCCGCCGCGCAGCGCGGCGAGCAGCGCGTCGTCGTCGATCATGTCGCCGCGCGCGATGTTGATGAGCCACGCGCTGTCCTTCATCGCGGCAAGCTCCGCCGCGCCGATCATCGCCCTGGTGTCCGGGGTGGAAGGCGCCGCGAGGATCACCCAGTCGAACTGGCCGAGCCGCGCGCGCCAGCGGTCCGGCGTCAGCGTGCCGTCGCGGCCGGATCGGGTGACGCCCGTCACCTCGACGCCGAACGCTTCCAGCCGGTCGCCGACCAGTCGGCCGATCGCGCCCAGCCCGACGATCAGCGCGCGGGTGCCGTGCAATTCGGTCATCCCCGGCGCGTCAAGCAGCCATTCATGGGCGTCGGCAGCGCGGACGATCCGGTCGAAGCGCTTCGCCGCGACCAGCACGCCCATCACCGCATATTCCGCCACCGCCAGTGCGTTGATGCCGACGCCGTTGGTGACGATCGCCCGCCGCGCGCGCAGCACGTCGAGCGGGAAGGCATCCAGCCCGGCGTAGATCGTCGAGACCCATTTGAGATTCGGCCCCGAGGCGCGCATCGTCGCCGCGACGCTCGCGGGCTTCTCCATGTCGACCCAGGCGATATCGGCATCGGCGATCATCGCTTTCGCCTCCTCGACGCTTTTCCACCAGGCGACGGTGACGCCGGCGGGAAGATGGGGTTCGACGAGCGGGCGGGCGATCGCGGGAAGAACGGCTTTCATGGCGTCCACGATAGCGTCCCGATCCGCCGACGCCTATCGTCCGTGTCGTGAGTAAGTTCCGCATCGCCGCCGCCCTGTTCCCGCTCGCCCTGACCGCCGCCGCGCCGGCCGGGCTGTCGGTGGAGAGCCTCGAGGCGTTGCGCGCGATCGACCTGAGGCTCGGCACAATCGGCTATCGGCTGGCGACCGCCAACGCCGCCTTGTGCGAGCGGCAGGCGCCGGCGACCGGGGCGTTGCTCCACGCGATCACGCAATATGACCGGGCGAGCGAGGCGGCGGCGCGGCAGGCATTCGGCTTCGCCGCGCCGGTCGCGGTGGAGGCGGTGGTCGGCGATTCGCCGGCCGCGCGCGCGGGGCTGGAAGCGAACGACGGCGTGCTCTCGGTGAACGGCGAGGAGACGAGAGGGAGCGCTACGCCGCCCTCTGTCGCCGATCGCGACGCCGCGCTGGCGGCGATCGCGCGCGGCGGGATGCGGGTGAGGCTGGACACGATTCGCGATGGCGCGCGGCGCGCGGTGGATATCGCCGGGGTGGCGGGGTGCGACACGACCTTCGAGGTGGTGCTCGGCCCGGAGATGACCGCGCAGTCGGACGGCAAGGTGGTGCAGATCGGCGTCCGCTTCCTCGAACGCTATCGCGATGACGAGGTGGCGGTGGTCGCCGCGCATGAACTGGCGCATGTCATCCTGAACCATCGCGCGCGGCTGGAGGCGGCGGGAGTGAAGGGCGGCCTGTTCGGCGAGTTCGGCCGCAACGCCCGCCTGACGCAGCGCGCGGAGGAGGAAGCCGACCGGCTCGGCGTCCATCTGCTCTACAATGCCGGCTATGATCCCGCCTCGGCGGCGCGCTTCTGGCGCGCGCATGGCGGGGATGTCGACGGCGGCTTCTTCCGCAGCCGCACCCATCCGGCGACGAAGGTGCGCGTCGCCGCGATCGAGGCGGAGGCGGCGACGCTGGCGGCGGAGCCGGCGCGGCCGTCGATCCCGCCGATGGTGGCGGAGCGGGACCGGCCGATGCGGTGAACTAGGACGGATCGACATTCAGAAGATGAGGAGCCGAAAATGGTGGTTTTCCGTGACCCGGAGCGCAGCGGACTAAAGGTCCGTGAGCACCGGAAGCGCGGAAAGCCGCCATTTGCAGGCCGTCAGGGCTGAATGTCGATCCGTCCTAAACCGCCGTCCGCCAGTCCCATGCCAGCGCGTCGCCGTCCATCACCTCCACGCCGGCCGCGATCAGCTCGTCGCGGATCGTGTCGGAGCGGGCGAAATCCTTCGTCGCACGCGCCTCGCGGCGTTCGGCGAGCCGTTCCGCGATCGTCGCCTCGTCGATCGTCGCGTTCGCCGGGCGGACGCGCAAATCCTCGCGGCGCAGGCGGGAGAGGTCCAGCCCGAGCAGCGCGTCGAAATCGGCCAGCGCCAGCAACCGCTCCTGCGGCGCGATCTTGCGGTCGGCGAGCATCGCGTCGAGCACGGGCAGCGCCCTTGGCGTGTTGAGATCGTCGGACAGCGCCGCGTCGAGCTGCTCGCGATAGCCGACGGCCGATTGCGCCGACGGGGCGGGAGGACGCGCGCGCAAGCCCTCCACCGCCTGCACCAGCCGCTTCAGCCGCACCTGCGCCGCCGCGAGATTCTCCCACGAGAACTCCAGCTCGCTGCGGTAATGCGCCTGAAGGCACAGCATCCGGTAGGCGAGCGGGTGGAAGCCGCGATCGACCAGCGCGGCGAGCGTCAGGAATTCGCCGGAGGATTTGCTCATCTTCCCCGCGCGCTCGACGAGGAAATTGTTGTGCATCCACAGGTTCGCGCCGGTGTCCGGGCAGTCGCAATACGCCTGGTTCTGCGCGATCTCATTGGGGTGGTGGATCTCGCGATGGTCGATCCCGCCGGTGTGGATGTCGAATTGCGGCCCGAGATATTTCTTGCTCATCACCGAGCATTCGAGATGCCAGCCCGGCGCGCCGCGCCCCCACGGCGAATCCCATTCCATCTGGCGGTTCTCGCCCGGCGCGGAGGTGCGCCAGATCGCGAAATCCTGCGGATGGCGCTTGCCGGAAACCGGGTCGATCCGGCTCTCGCCCTCATCGTCGCGCGCGCGGGCGAGGCGGCCGTAATCGGGGACGGTGGAGACATCGAAATAAAGTCCGCTCTCCAGCCGGTAGCAATGCCTCGCTTCGATCGCCCGCCCGAACGCGATCATCTCGGCGATGTGATCGGTGGCGAGCGGGAAGCGCGCCGGATCGCCGATGTTGAGATCGCGGAGGTTCTGCCTGAACGCCTGCGTGTAATGCGCGGCGATCGCCCAGATATCCTGCCCCGCCTTCTTCGCCGCCGCCTCCATCTTGTCGTCGCCGGCGTCGGCGTCAGAGGTCAGATGGCCGACGTCGGTGATGTTGATGATGTGGGTGAGGTCATAACCCTTCCAGCGCAGCGTCCGCGCCAGCGTGTCGGTGAAGACATAGGCGCGCAGGTTGCCGACATGGGCGTAGTTATAGACGGTCGGGCCGCAGGAATAGACGCCCACCTTCGGCGCGGCGATCGGGACGAACCTTTCGAGGTTGCGGGTCAGGCTGTTGTAGAGGGTGAGCGGGGCGCCGTGCATGATGCGCTCCTAGCGGGCAAAAGAAGCCCCCGCCAGCCGGGAGTCTGGCGGGGGCTGGCGTAGCGAGCGATCGCCATGCCATTCGTTGCGGCTTTCGCCGGATGGGGTGGCACGGCTGATCGGGTCGGAACG from Sphingomonas sp. CL5.1 harbors:
- the rfbC gene encoding dTDP-4-dehydrorhamnose 3,5-epimerase translates to MMDSAVQLIEPVRHGDARGWFTEYYTERRFAERGIDCRFVQDNHSLSAPAFTLRGLHFQTPPHGQDKLVRCIRGRILDVAVDVRRGSPTYGRHVAAELSAANGRQLFVPVGFAHAFLTLEDDCEVTYKVSDYYAPECDGGIRWDSAGIDWPLPPGTAPELSAKDAKLPALADFDSPFPYDGRPLAPLA
- a CDS encoding D-2-hydroxyacid dehydrogenase, producing MKAVLPAIARPLVEPHLPAGVTVAWWKSVEEAKAMIADADIAWVDMEKPASVAATMRASGPNLKWVSTIYAGLDAFPLDVLRARRAIVTNGVGINALAVAEYAVMGVLVAAKRFDRIVRAADAHEWLLDAPGMTELHGTRALIVGLGAIGRLVGDRLEAFGVEVTGVTRSGRDGTLTPDRWRARLGQFDWVILAAPSTPDTRAMIGAAELAAMKDSAWLINIARGDMIDDDALLAALRGGTIGGAFLDPTNPEPLPPDHPLWSAPNCMITMHLSGRSGRAKMFQRAAALFLRNLSAFVEGKPMENVADLDAGY
- the cysS gene encoding cysteine--tRNA ligase, translated to MHGAPLTLYNSLTRNLERFVPIAAPKVGVYSCGPTVYNYAHVGNLRAYVFTDTLARTLRWKGYDLTHIINITDVGHLTSDADAGDDKMEAAAKKAGQDIWAIAAHYTQAFRQNLRDLNIGDPARFPLATDHIAEMIAFGRAIEARHCYRLESGLYFDVSTVPDYGRLARARDDEGESRIDPVSGKRHPQDFAIWRTSAPGENRQMEWDSPWGRGAPGWHLECSVMSKKYLGPQFDIHTGGIDHREIHHPNEIAQNQAYCDCPDTGANLWMHNNFLVERAGKMSKSSGEFLTLAALVDRGFHPLAYRMLCLQAHYRSELEFSWENLAAAQVRLKRLVQAVEGLRARPPAPSAQSAVGYREQLDAALSDDLNTPRALPVLDAMLADRKIAPQERLLALADFDALLGLDLSRLRREDLRVRPANATIDEATIAERLAERREARATKDFARSDTIRDELIAAGVEVMDGDALAWDWRTAV
- the rfbB gene encoding dTDP-glucose 4,6-dehydratase; the protein is MRIFVTGGAGFIGSALVRHLIADTGHEVLNFDKLTYAGTLSTVEEVAGSDRYRFVRGDVCDAAAVRAAIADFRPDVITHLAAESHVDRSIDAPDAFIQTNLVGTYVMLAEARGYWQSLEGAAKDAFRFHHISTDEVYGSLGDTGLFTEDTPYDPRSPYSASKAGSDHLVSAWGHTFGLPVLITNCSNNYGPYHFPEKLIPLMIVKALAGETLPVYGQGTNVRDWLYVEDHVRALRCVFERGAPGRTYNVGGNNEKKNLEVVETVCAILDAERPRADGKSYKEQIGFVADRPGHDARYAIDATRIRDELGWEPAETFESGIGKTVRWYLANEHWWRAIVDERQADKRRGLAA
- a CDS encoding M48 family metallopeptidase translates to MSKFRIAAALFPLALTAAAPAGLSVESLEALRAIDLRLGTIGYRLATANAALCERQAPATGALLHAITQYDRASEAAARQAFGFAAPVAVEAVVGDSPAARAGLEANDGVLSVNGEETRGSATPPSVADRDAALAAIARGGMRVRLDTIRDGARRAVDIAGVAGCDTTFEVVLGPEMTAQSDGKVVQIGVRFLERYRDDEVAVVAAHELAHVILNHRARLEAAGVKGGLFGEFGRNARLTQRAEEEADRLGVHLLYNAGYDPASAARFWRAHGGDVDGGFFRSRTHPATKVRVAAIEAEAATLAAEPARPSIPPMVAERDRPMR
- the rfbD gene encoding dTDP-4-dehydrorhamnose reductase, whose amino-acid sequence is MREILVTGGNGQLGTELKRYPWPAGWRVVPVDIDELDLADTAAIAAMVASRPWAAVISGGAYTAVDRAEEDVVTAWAVNALAPAAFAQACRAADIPLVHVSTDYVFDGSKAGRWAPGDPTGPLGVYGASKLGGDLAVATGCQRHAIVRTSWVVSAHGNNFIRTMLRVGAERGTLRVVDDQHGAPTAAADLAAAVATIALAMADDPAAPAGTFHFSNAGETTWCGFARAIFERAARRGGPSPIVEAIATADYPTPARRPANSRLDHGAIRTAYGITPRPWQDALDDILDELMGTPK